A genomic stretch from Helianthus annuus cultivar XRQ/B chromosome 1, HanXRQr2.0-SUNRISE, whole genome shotgun sequence includes:
- the LOC110865059 gene encoding glutathione S-transferase T3-like: MMMRGAWNFPPQPIPTPPVQPQPIPTPPVQSEPEDDVEIVPETQPPKGKGKRNKGKQVAGDEASKPKAIKWSPIEEEALAKAFIGTSDNPVKGNNQPGDGFWSKVLTKFLAMMDQGPYRDIDSVSSKWRKLNTTVNRFCAEYNKLYTSDRRSGWNDEDVFKMALEKYKQNHGSNFPHVRAWMVLKDDPKWSPIPNEVAMAKRQKTSETGSLSAGGSDARCHINLNDDADYDEDEYNVREPDRPPGRDKTKKERAKGKGKETVDPNMVEFMEHLKVYNDISAQKSKTKERAVEEKSRASDEKLKEKVRLSNEKIRISDEKIRLKEWEIMMINVENEPEPRRSMLKKLQDDIMKKHQII, from the exons ATGATGATGCGGGGTGCTTGGAACTTTCCACCCCAACCGATCCCGACACCCCCCGTTCAACCCCAACCGATCCCGACACCCCCCGTTCAATCCGAACCCGAAGATGATGTGGAGATTGTGCCCGAAACCCAACCGCCAAAAGGGAAAGGAAAAAGAAACAAAGGGAAACAAGTAGCGGGTGATGAAGCGTCGAAACCGAAGGCGATTAAATGGTCCCCAATCGAAGAAGAAGCATTAGCCAAGGCTTTCATTGGCACTTCCGACAACCCGGTAAAAG GTAACAATCAACCGGGTGACGGGTTTTGGTCCAAAGTATTGACCAAGTTTCTCGCCATGATGGACCAAGGCCCGTATAGAGATATCGACTCGGTTTCCTCGAAGTGGCGAAAGTTGAACACGACCGTTAATCGGTTTTGCGCGGAGTATAACAAATTATACACAAGTGACCGTCGTAGCGGGTGGAACGACGAAGATGTGTTCAAAATGGCATTGGAAAAGTATAAACAAAATCATGGTTCCAACTTTCCTCACGTTCGCGCGTGGATGGTTCTAAAAGACGACCCAAAATGGTCGCCCATTCCTAACGAGGTGGCGATggcgaaacgccaaaaaacatcgGAAACGGGTAGTTTAAGCGCCGGTGGGTCGgacgcgaggtgtcacattaACTTAAATGATGACGCCGACTATGACGAAGACGAGTATAACGTACGTGAACCCGACCGTCCACCGGGCCGAGACAAAACAAAAAAGGAGCGGGCCAAGGGAAAAGGAAAGGAAACGGTGGACCCGAACATGGTTGAGTTTATGGAACACCTAAAAGTGTACAACGACATATCGGCCCAAAAGTCGAAGACGAAGGAGCGGGCCGTCGAAGAAAAAAGCCGTGCATCGGACgagaagttaaaagaaaaggtCCGATTGTCGAATGAGAAAATCCGAATCTCCGATGAAAAAATTCGGCTTAAGGAATGGGAAATAATGATGATTAATGTCGAGAACGAACCCGAGCCgagacgttcgatgttgaaaaaactaCAAGACGACATCATGAAAAAGCATCAAATTATTtaa